A stretch of the Candidatus Jettenia sp. AMX2 genome encodes the following:
- a CDS encoding 3-deoxy-D-manno-octulosonic acid transferase: MSIINVIYTAALILCLPYLSIKLLTKKRYRAGITQRLGWVERRKGSSPCVWIHCASVGEVIEIKTLVKYLEKGFNTWDIVLSVNTNTGFCVAEKYFPEKRVFYFPLDLSWIVDKVLHAIHPECMIFIELELWPNVLIAAAERNIPIVLLNARISEKSVKWFRMINKISKKFSEGLTKKENVFCARTGTDAARLMNLGISQTQIRITGNMKFDNIVTEVSEDTKTRLIQQFGIGKQDKVIVCGSTHKGEESILLRIFQRMRKKFKTLRLILVPRHIERADEIITLIKSMELSYIKKTTLDKGNKADRHVYETVILIDTVGELSAIYSIADCVFVGKSLVPEGGQNVLEPAGLAKPVIVGPYTFNFHEEVQLLKKADALRIVQDETSLLNAMEYILEHPDDARKVGERAQSVVISQKGATDRNWKVLKKILLKERATSV, from the coding sequence ATGTCAATTATTAATGTAATTTATACGGCAGCGCTTATCCTCTGCCTGCCATATCTTTCAATAAAATTGTTAACAAAGAAACGATACCGTGCCGGAATAACACAACGGTTAGGATGGGTGGAAAGAAGAAAGGGAAGCAGTCCCTGCGTGTGGATACACTGTGCTTCGGTCGGTGAGGTGATTGAAATAAAAACACTTGTAAAATATTTAGAAAAAGGGTTTAATACATGGGATATAGTTTTGTCGGTAAATACCAATACAGGATTTTGTGTTGCCGAAAAATATTTTCCTGAAAAAAGAGTTTTTTATTTCCCTCTTGATTTGAGCTGGATAGTTGACAAAGTCTTGCATGCTATACATCCTGAATGTATGATATTCATTGAATTAGAACTATGGCCTAATGTATTGATAGCGGCAGCAGAAAGAAATATTCCTATCGTGCTGTTGAATGCAAGGATATCTGAGAAGTCGGTAAAGTGGTTCCGCATGATCAATAAAATTTCAAAAAAGTTCTCTGAAGGGTTAACAAAAAAAGAAAATGTATTCTGTGCGAGAACAGGGACTGATGCGGCCCGGCTTATGAATCTCGGTATATCCCAAACGCAAATCAGAATTACGGGGAATATGAAATTCGACAACATTGTAACAGAGGTTTCAGAGGATACGAAAACACGGTTAATACAACAGTTTGGTATAGGCAAGCAGGACAAGGTTATTGTTTGCGGTAGCACCCACAAGGGAGAAGAATCCATTCTCCTGAGAATATTCCAGCGTATGAGAAAAAAATTTAAAACCCTGAGATTAATTTTGGTACCCAGACACATTGAAAGGGCTGATGAGATAATTACCTTAATTAAATCCATGGAGCTTTCGTACATAAAAAAGACCACGCTCGACAAGGGAAACAAGGCAGACAGGCATGTCTATGAAACAGTCATACTTATTGATACCGTTGGAGAATTGTCTGCTATTTACAGTATAGCTGATTGTGTTTTTGTCGGGAAAAGCCTTGTACCGGAAGGCGGGCAAAATGTCCTGGAACCGGCAGGGCTGGCGAAACCTGTCATCGTGGGGCCGTATACGTTCAATTTTCACGAAGAAGTTCAGTTATTAAAAAAGGCAGATGCTCTCCGGATTGTTCAGGATGAGACATCGTTGCTCAATGCTATGGAGTATATACTGGAGCATCCGGATGATGCCCGAAAGGTGGGTGAAAGGGCACAATCAGTTGTAATAAGCCAAAAGGGTGCTACCGATCGTAATTGGAAAGTATTAAAGAAAATTTTATTGAAGGAAAGGGCTACATCGGTATGA